Proteins encoded within one genomic window of Bombus terrestris chromosome 11, iyBomTerr1.2, whole genome shotgun sequence:
- the LOC100649549 gene encoding mucin-4 isoform X1 produces the protein MDWENRTVSLLLCLSILLATIHNGNAERKIVCYYTNWSIYRPGTAKFSPQNINPYLCTHLIYAFGGFTKDNALKPFDKYQDIEKGGYAKFTGLKTYNKNLKTLLAIGGWNEGSSRFSPMVADPDRRREFVKNAIKFLRKNHFDGLDLDWEYPAFRDGGKPRDKDNYASLVQELREEFERESSKTGRPRLLLTLAMPAGIEYIDKGYDIPRLNEYLDFINLLSYDYHSSYEPAVDHHSPLYPLEEDNEYNYDTELTIDYTVNYLLKKGASPAKIILGIPTYGRSYTLFNEDATDLGSPADGPGVEGDATREKGYLAYYEICESLAQSDEWQVVQPNAKAMGPYAYKGDQWVGYDDEDIVKLKAKYANEKNLGGIMFWTIDNDDFRGKCHDRPYPLIEAAKEMLLTDSSNTVQKSKTVDNRKKPRAQGVQSNTVRRKGGRRSTTTAAPAPKIRASSSRPKYRTFSRPKISEEEEEDQRVDRRSYDPSSDEEDSSERGNAVKTANKNEGPSNKNKRRSSKDRSSSNRNRRKQARRKEETNSNSNEKSLSNKLTTPEPPTTPDPGTDFKCEDEGFFPHPRDCKKYFWCLESGPGGLGVVAHQFTCPSGLVFNKAADSCDYPRNVVCPKSKTSQSSASTTRAPITAATSRTTYLYSTTRRPSPEKPDTEEEYEYYDEDDDEVEEEDEEEGEEEEPKTTTTPKALLYKTITRNKPSTTTTTSTTEAPSTTSKVGKNEPEITNIEDEEDPRVIKELIMLIKKAGGIEQLEKQLLLQDKNADNSANSGSVNATPATISRTLYERVLNRQAGKVTNRQRTSTNTNYANGPGSAQFEGLDEVPEVKSLRRSQKPQYVTIERPKPSTKEPPIEDEQLDEEEDLDEDNTDVASSEEQTISNPFLASSTQRATPNYINIRRARPSTSRYENDVEEKNKNTEEEAPIPTRRRRPSVFPKNTETSSSENTRDQESRSSANEESPQTTKSRYVSVQRFRSTTSHPTEVVTQVASTSQEPITESISSEATEIDQKVDTTTATSPVINILPLIGLSSTPNDILVDSETEKPIPTTTPEASSTTTESVKLVEDSATEILLTTAPANLSTLSVPNTRINTASVSQPRPFSFNRRNRPTTEPTTTPLSPSNDQTRSKVASSEVNRLPTLKELIGYQTNEYASSPSPIFLSLFPLRAKDEEILSHEKDTNRILEGTTVRNDTIFNAEPTTLMPNKHDQNEETGYAIQNDLDLSVDSIDTYYVEDNIAIDENDISSTNKKRIDRQDWSTTVTLKPTTMRGIPLVDLLQSQVPRGFYVTRSETEHPIPEQLKNDESTTEWTTLSIESKENVSSKIANEIEQPNAGRTIVTDFNHNDSEENSKSSTQVITTLKPDFSTMINEDKDRDESIAPSTNRVQTEKDMDLFTEIPSLETNAAPSISIPVISPTDSPVTFTSLSPNEPESIVSTTSESLTNDDATLSIKNTDFTSTSVTEVQSNFTTKTNILESVTETGLHIENETHAANLQENYSTEKTDEKVSSIQQTGEARRNVVKDGEESKLSSSLSITTRPSTQSERSANKFNRRRQRIEFNPNQEFGRKSQDGRQNHRYVSPSNEDQKDSIKETRRTQHPRRRVISYRGRHRRPFVTSTAVNDSFASDTTTRTTNRTVNGDDKLNVTKKSAKEESEQIEAITGSTKRTKADNSVENRNDGENANKEETSVEKKVVPKANLTGKEAISKEERLRIEENIGRSESEVNSSKSTVTSRTPGNLPSTRLRKPTTFNLATLQSKTSNTFANHRKTHSNDGKSQTLANEKLDAVDERTETAKSEKDIDQSSRAQEFAVTLADPPSPQTSATGRPPLRNGLRRKISTTVAPRTDATTSRATLRFTPSLRDRQKSKTKDKTLQNVTTRPRRPPVIDYDYYEDEEESVVGKSTFNGKLFLTSKGTFRCLDQGNFPHPDSCKKFITCARMVNGQVIGAEYTCPDKLSFDPVGGICNWSAGLGCKE, from the exons GAGAACCGAACAGTGTCGCTGTTACTTTGCTTAAGCATTCTGCTTGCGACGATTCACAACG GTAACGCCGAACGCAAGATCGTATGCTATTATACAAACTGGTCGATCTATCGACCAGGCACTGCCAAGTTCTCGCCGCAAAACATCAATCCGTATTTATGCACCCATCTAATCTACGCTTTCGGTGGTTTCACCAAGGACAATGCCTTGAAGCCTTTCGACAAATACCAAGACATCGAGAAAG GTGGATACGCCAAGTTCACTGGCTTAAAAACATACAACAAGAACTTGAAAACCCTGTTGGCTATCGGAGGTTGGAACGAAGGCTCCAGTAGGTTTTCTCCGATGGTTGCCGACCCTGACAGAAGACGAGAATTCGTCAAGAATGCCATAAAATTCCTTCGAAAGAATCACTTTGACGGTCTCGATCTCGACTGGGAATATCCAGCTTTTAGGGACGGTGGAAAGCCTCGGGACAAAGACAACTATGCCAGCTTGGTGCAG GAACTGAGAGAGGAGTTTGAGAGGGAGTCTTCAAAGACCGGAAGACCGAGACTTTTACTAACGTTGGCGATGCCAGCTGGTATCGAGTACATCGACAAAGGCTACGATATTCCTAGATTAAACGAATACTTGGATTTCATCAATCTTTTATCGTATGACTACCACTCGTCTTACGAACCAGCCGTCGATCATCACTCTCCTTTGTATCCTCTGGAAGAGGACAACGAATACAATTACGACACCGAGTTAACGATC GATTACACTGTGAACTATCTGCTGAAAAAGGGTGCCTCTCCGGCCAAGATAATCCTAGGAATTCCAACGTACGGCCGATCCTACACGCTTTTCAACGAGGATGCCACTGATCTGGGTTCACCGGCCGATGGTCCAGGAGTCGAAGGCGACGCGACCCGCGAGAAAGGCTACCTCGCTTACTACGAA ATTTGCGAGAGCTTAGCGCAATCGGACGAGTGGCAGGTGGTTCAGCCGAATGCAAAAGCTATGGGTCCTTATGCGTACAAGGGAGACCAATGGGTAGGTTACGACGACGAAGATATAGTCAAGTTAAAAGCCAAATACGCGAACGAGAAGAACTTGGGGGGAATTATGTTTTGGACGATCGACAACGACGATTTCCGAGGCAAATGTCACGATCGTCCGTATCCTCTGATCGAAGCGGCTAAAGAGATGCTCTTGACAGACAGCTC GAATACCGTTCAGAAATCAAAGACAGTGGACAATCGTAAGAAACCCAGAGCTCAAGGTGTTCAGAGCAATACCGTAAGAAGAAAAGGTGGTAGACGAAGTACCACGACTGCAGCGCCTGCCCCGAAGATCCGAGCGTCCTCCTCGAGACCAAAGTATCGGACGTTTTCGCGTCCTAAAATCagcgaagaggaagaggaggatcAACGAGTCGACAGACGATCGTACGACCCATCCTCCGACGAAGAAGATAGCTCCGAGAGAGGAAACGCGGTTAAGACTGCGAACAAAAACGAAGGACCCAGCAACAAGAATAAAAGGAGATCATCGAAAGATCGATCGAGTTCCAATCGGAATCGTAGAAAGCAAGCTCGCCGCAAAGAAGAAACCAACAGCAACTCGAACGAAAAATCGTTGAGTAATAAACTGACTACTCCGGAGCCGCCAACGACACCCGATCCCGGGACAG ATTTCAAGTGCGAAGACGAAGGATTCTTCCCGCATCCCCGAGATTGCAAGAAATATTTCTGGTGTTTGGAGAGCGGCCCAGGAGGTCTTGGCGTAGTAGCGCACCAGTTTACGTGTCCTTCTG GTTTGGTGTTTAACAAGGCAGCCGATTCCTGCGATTATCCGCGTAACGTTGTATGTCCCAAATCGAAAACTTCTCAGTCGTCCGCGTCGACGACCAGAGCGCCGATAACCGCTGCCACCAGCCGTACCACTTATCTCTATAGCACTACGCGTCGACCATCCCCCGAAAAACCAGACACAGAGGAAGAGTACGAGTActacgacgaggacgacgacgaagTCGAAGAGGAGGATgaagaagaaggagaggaagaagaacCTAAAACGACTACCACTCCGAAAGCGCTTTTGTATAAAACGATTACCAGAAACAAGCCTAGTACGACTACGACTACGAGTACGACAGAAGCGCCTTCGACCACCTCGAAGGTTGGGAAAAATGAGCCTGAGATTACCAATATTGAGGACGAAGAGGATCCTAGGGTTATCAAAGAGCTAATAATGCTGATCAAGAAAGCAGGTGGTATAGAGCAACTAGAAAAGCAGCTGTTACTTCAAGACAAGAATGCTGACAACAGTGCGAATTCTGGCAGCGTAAACGCTACTCCTGCTACGATAAGTCGCACTTTGTACGAACGTGTACTGAATCGACAAGCTGGTAAAGTTACAAATAGGCAACGCACTTCTACGAATACAAATTACGCGAATGGGCCAGGAAGTGCGCAATTCGAGGGACTGGATGAGGTTCCGGAAGTAAAGAGTTTGAGGCGCTCGCAAAAACCGCAATACGTGACCATCGAGAGACCAAA GCCGTCTACGAAGGAACCGCCGATCGAAGACGAGCAactcgacgaagaagaagatcTCGATGAAGATAACACGGATGTAGCTTCATCCGAGGAACAGACTATTAGCAATCCTTTCTTAGCTAGCTCGACGCAGAGAGCGACGCCTAATTATATCAACATCAGACGCGCTCGACCTTCCACCTCAAG ATACGAGAACGACGTTGAGGAGAAAAATAAGAACACGGAAGAAGAGGCACCTATTCCCACCCGACGCCGGCGTCCCAGCGTGTTTCCCAA AAATACCGAGACGAGTTCTTCTGAAAATACCAGAGATCAGGAATCTCGTTCATCCGCAAACGAAGAAAGTCCACAGACAACTAAATCCAG aTATGTTAGCGTTCAAAGATTCAGAAGCACGACTTCACATCCTACGGAGGTTGTTACGCAAGTGGCATCCACTAGCCAAGAACCAATTACGGAATCGATCTCGAGCGAAGCGACCGAAATCGATCAAAAGGTGGATACCACCACCGCGACGAGTCCAGTGATCAACATTTTACCTTTGATTGGCCTATCTTCGACACCGAACGATATCCTTGTCGACTCGGAAACGGAAAAGCCGATTCCGACAACGACTCCAGAGGCTAGCTCGACTACCACCGAATCTGTGAAACTCGTCGAGGATTCGGCTACGGAAATCCTCCTAACTACGGCACCAGCGAACTTATCTACGTTGTCGGTTCCAAATACAAGGATCAACACCGCATCGGTATCTCAGCCAAGGCCTTTTAGCTTTAACCGAAGAAATAGACCTACGACCGAGCCTACCACCACTCCGTTGTCACCGTCCAACGATCAGACGAGGTCCAAG GTCGCCAGCTCGGAAGTCAATAGACTACCAACCCTCAAGGAACTAATTGGTTATCAAACGAACGAATACGCCAGCAGTCCGTCACCCATATTCTTGAGCTTGTTTCCTCTTAGAGCGAAGGACGAAGAGATTTTATCGCATGAAAAAGACACGAACCGCATTCTCGAGGGAACAACTGTTCGGAATGATACAATTTTCAATGCAGAACCAACAACTTTAATGCCGAATAAGCATGATCAAAACGAAGAGACAGGTTACGCGATACAAAATGATTTAGATTTATCCGTGGATAGTATAGACACGTATTACGTCGAGGATAATATCGCGATCGACGaaaacgatatttcatcgaCTAACAAAAAGAGGATCGATCGACAAGATTGGTCAACGACTGTCACCCTAAAACCTACCACTATGCGTGGTATTCCTTTAGTTGATTTATTGCAAAGCCAAGTCCCCCGTGGTTTTTATGTTACTAGAAGCGAAACGGAACATCCGATACCAGAGCAATTAAAGAACGACGAATCAACCACCGAGTGGACAACATTGTCGATAGAAAGCAAAGAAAATGTTTCTTCCAAGATCGCTAACGAAATCGAACAACCCAATGCAGGTAGAACGATTGTTACCGATTTTAACCACAATGATAGCGAAGAAAATTCTAAATCTTCGACCCAAGTTATTACAACTTTAAAGCCCGATTTTTCCACAATGATTAACGAAGATAAAGACAGAGACGAAAGTATAGCACCATCGACGAATCGAGTGCAAACAGAAAAAGATATGGATCTCTTTACGGAGATACCAAGTTTGGAAACAAATGCAGCACCTTCGATTTCTATACCCGTAATTTCTCCGACCGATTCACCTGTTACATTTACTTCTCTATCCCCTAATGAACCCGAGTCTATTGTTTCTACAACCAGTGAATCCTTGACTAATGACGACGCTACCCTGTCTATTAAAAATACTGACTTCACTTCAACCTCTGTAACCGAAGTACAATCTAATTTCACGACTAAAACAAACATCTTAGAATCCGTAACAGAAACAGGGTTACATATAGAAAATGAAACGCATGCTGCAAATTTGCAAGAGAATTATTCGACAGAAAAAACAGACgaaaaagtcagtagcattcaACAAACTGGCGAAGCTAGAAGAAACGTGGTGAAGGATGGCGAAGAATCGAAATTGAGTTCATCGTTGTCAATCACGACGCGTCCTTCTACTCAATCTGAAAGATCGGCGAATAAATTTAATCGCCGCCGACAAAGGATCGAATTTAATCCTAATCAAGAGTTTGGACGTAAATCTCAAGACGGTAGGCAGAACCATCGTTATGTAAGCCCATCGAACGAAGATCAAAAGGATTCGATAAAAGAAACAAGGAGAACGCAACATCCTCGTCGTAGAGTTATTAGTTACAGAGGGCGGCACCGCAGACCTTTTGTTACTAGTACAGCTGTGAACGACTCGTTTGCCTCTGATACAACCACTCGTACAACTAATCGCACGGTCAACGGCGATGATAAACTGAATGTAACGAAGAAATCAGCTAAGGAGGAATCCGAGCAAATCGAAGCGATAACTGGCTCCACGAAAAGAACGAAAGCGGATAATTCTGTAGAAAATCGAaatgatggagaaaacgcgaaCAAGGAAGAGACAAGCGTGGAAAAGAAGGTTGTGCCAAAGGCAAATCTTACCGGAAAAGAAGCTATCTCCAAAGAAGAACGTCTTCGGATCGAGGAAAATATCGGTCGATCCGAGTCTGAG GTGAATTCCTCGAAGAGTACGGTAACATCTCGTACACCAGGAAATTTGCCATCAACCAGGTTGAGGAAACCCACTACATTCAATTTGGCGACATTGCAAAGCAAAACTTCCAACACATTCGCGAATCATCGAAAAACTCATTCAAACGACGGAAAGTCTCAAACTCTTGCTAACGAAAAACTCG ATGCCGTGGATGAAAGAACAGAAACAGCGAAATCTGAAAAAGATATCGATCAAAGTAGTAGAGCACAAGAATTCGCGGTGACTTTGGCAGATCCACCGTCTCCACAAACATCAGCTACGG GTCGACCACCGTTAAGGAACGGTCTGAGGCGCAAAATAAGCACTACGGTTGCACCTAGAACGGACGCGACAACAAGCAGAGCTACCCTCAGATTCACCCCGAGTCTCAGAGATCGACAAAAGTCAAAGACGAAGGATAAAACTCTACAAAATGTAACGACAAGACCTAGGCGACCGCCTGTTATCGACTACGATTATTACGAGGACGAGGAGGAATCGGTGGTTGGAAAATCTACTTTCAACGGAAAACTCTTCCTCACCAGCAAAGGAACCTTCCGATGTCTGGATCAAGGCAATTTTCCACATCCCGACTCTTGCAAAAAATTTATTACTTGCGCCAGAATGGTGAACGGTCAGGTAATCGGAGCTGAGTACACTTGTCCCGATAAACTATCCTTTGATCCGGTCGGTGGTATTTGCAATTGGTCAGCCGGACTTGGCTGCAAAGAATAA
- the LOC100649549 gene encoding mucin-5AC isoform X2, whose amino-acid sequence MDWENRTVSLLLCLSILLATIHNGNAERKIVCYYTNWSIYRPGTAKFSPQNINPYLCTHLIYAFGGFTKDNALKPFDKYQDIEKGGYAKFTGLKTYNKNLKTLLAIGGWNEGSSRFSPMVADPDRRREFVKNAIKFLRKNHFDGLDLDWEYPAFRDGGKPRDKDNYASLVQELREEFERESSKTGRPRLLLTLAMPAGIEYIDKGYDIPRLNEYLDFINLLSYDYHSSYEPAVDHHSPLYPLEEDNEYNYDTELTIDYTVNYLLKKGASPAKIILGIPTYGRSYTLFNEDATDLGSPADGPGVEGDATREKGYLAYYEICESLAQSDEWQVVQPNAKAMGPYAYKGDQWVGYDDEDIVKLKAKYANEKNLGGIMFWTIDNDDFRGKCHDRPYPLIEAAKEMLLTDSSNTVQKSKTVDNRKKPRAQGVQSNTVRRKGGRRSTTTAAPAPKIRASSSRPKYRTFSRPKISEEEEEDQRVDRRSYDPSSDEEDSSERGNAVKTANKNEGPSNKNKRRSSKDRSSSNRNRRKQARRKEETNSNSNEKSLSNKLTTPEPPTTPDPGTDFKCEDEGFFPHPRDCKKYFWCLESGPGGLGVVAHQFTCPSGLVFNKAADSCDYPRNVVCPKSKTSQSSASTTRAPITAATSRTTYLYSTTRRPSPEKPDTEEEYEYYDEDDDEVEEEDEEEGEEEEPKTTTTPKALLYKTITRNKPSTTTTTSTTEAPSTTSKVGKNEPEITNIEDEEDPRVIKELIMLIKKAGGIEQLEKQLLLQDKNADNSANSGSVNATPATISRTLYERVLNRQAGKVTNRQRTSTNTNYANGPGSAQFEGLDEVPEVKSLRRSQKPQYVTIERPKPSTKEPPIEDEQLDEEEDLDEDNTDVASSEEQTISNPFLASSTQRATPNYINIRRARPSTSRYENDVEEKNKNTEEEAPIPTRRRRPSVFPKNTETSSSENTRDQESRSSANEESPQTTKSRYVSVQRFRSTTSHPTEVVTQVASTSQEPITESISSEATEIDQKVDTTTATSPVINILPLIGLSSTPNDILVDSETEKPIPTTTPEASSTTTESVKLVEDSATEILLTTAPANLSTLSVPNTRINTASVSQPRPFSFNRRNRPTTEPTTTPLSPSNDQTRSKVNSSKSTVTSRTPGNLPSTRLRKPTTFNLATLQSKTSNTFANHRKTHSNDGKSQTLANEKLDAVDERTETAKSEKDIDQSSRAQEFAVTLADPPSPQTSATGRPPLRNGLRRKISTTVAPRTDATTSRATLRFTPSLRDRQKSKTKDKTLQNVTTRPRRPPVIDYDYYEDEEESVVGKSTFNGKLFLTSKGTFRCLDQGNFPHPDSCKKFITCARMVNGQVIGAEYTCPDKLSFDPVGGICNWSAGLGCKE is encoded by the exons GAGAACCGAACAGTGTCGCTGTTACTTTGCTTAAGCATTCTGCTTGCGACGATTCACAACG GTAACGCCGAACGCAAGATCGTATGCTATTATACAAACTGGTCGATCTATCGACCAGGCACTGCCAAGTTCTCGCCGCAAAACATCAATCCGTATTTATGCACCCATCTAATCTACGCTTTCGGTGGTTTCACCAAGGACAATGCCTTGAAGCCTTTCGACAAATACCAAGACATCGAGAAAG GTGGATACGCCAAGTTCACTGGCTTAAAAACATACAACAAGAACTTGAAAACCCTGTTGGCTATCGGAGGTTGGAACGAAGGCTCCAGTAGGTTTTCTCCGATGGTTGCCGACCCTGACAGAAGACGAGAATTCGTCAAGAATGCCATAAAATTCCTTCGAAAGAATCACTTTGACGGTCTCGATCTCGACTGGGAATATCCAGCTTTTAGGGACGGTGGAAAGCCTCGGGACAAAGACAACTATGCCAGCTTGGTGCAG GAACTGAGAGAGGAGTTTGAGAGGGAGTCTTCAAAGACCGGAAGACCGAGACTTTTACTAACGTTGGCGATGCCAGCTGGTATCGAGTACATCGACAAAGGCTACGATATTCCTAGATTAAACGAATACTTGGATTTCATCAATCTTTTATCGTATGACTACCACTCGTCTTACGAACCAGCCGTCGATCATCACTCTCCTTTGTATCCTCTGGAAGAGGACAACGAATACAATTACGACACCGAGTTAACGATC GATTACACTGTGAACTATCTGCTGAAAAAGGGTGCCTCTCCGGCCAAGATAATCCTAGGAATTCCAACGTACGGCCGATCCTACACGCTTTTCAACGAGGATGCCACTGATCTGGGTTCACCGGCCGATGGTCCAGGAGTCGAAGGCGACGCGACCCGCGAGAAAGGCTACCTCGCTTACTACGAA ATTTGCGAGAGCTTAGCGCAATCGGACGAGTGGCAGGTGGTTCAGCCGAATGCAAAAGCTATGGGTCCTTATGCGTACAAGGGAGACCAATGGGTAGGTTACGACGACGAAGATATAGTCAAGTTAAAAGCCAAATACGCGAACGAGAAGAACTTGGGGGGAATTATGTTTTGGACGATCGACAACGACGATTTCCGAGGCAAATGTCACGATCGTCCGTATCCTCTGATCGAAGCGGCTAAAGAGATGCTCTTGACAGACAGCTC GAATACCGTTCAGAAATCAAAGACAGTGGACAATCGTAAGAAACCCAGAGCTCAAGGTGTTCAGAGCAATACCGTAAGAAGAAAAGGTGGTAGACGAAGTACCACGACTGCAGCGCCTGCCCCGAAGATCCGAGCGTCCTCCTCGAGACCAAAGTATCGGACGTTTTCGCGTCCTAAAATCagcgaagaggaagaggaggatcAACGAGTCGACAGACGATCGTACGACCCATCCTCCGACGAAGAAGATAGCTCCGAGAGAGGAAACGCGGTTAAGACTGCGAACAAAAACGAAGGACCCAGCAACAAGAATAAAAGGAGATCATCGAAAGATCGATCGAGTTCCAATCGGAATCGTAGAAAGCAAGCTCGCCGCAAAGAAGAAACCAACAGCAACTCGAACGAAAAATCGTTGAGTAATAAACTGACTACTCCGGAGCCGCCAACGACACCCGATCCCGGGACAG ATTTCAAGTGCGAAGACGAAGGATTCTTCCCGCATCCCCGAGATTGCAAGAAATATTTCTGGTGTTTGGAGAGCGGCCCAGGAGGTCTTGGCGTAGTAGCGCACCAGTTTACGTGTCCTTCTG GTTTGGTGTTTAACAAGGCAGCCGATTCCTGCGATTATCCGCGTAACGTTGTATGTCCCAAATCGAAAACTTCTCAGTCGTCCGCGTCGACGACCAGAGCGCCGATAACCGCTGCCACCAGCCGTACCACTTATCTCTATAGCACTACGCGTCGACCATCCCCCGAAAAACCAGACACAGAGGAAGAGTACGAGTActacgacgaggacgacgacgaagTCGAAGAGGAGGATgaagaagaaggagaggaagaagaacCTAAAACGACTACCACTCCGAAAGCGCTTTTGTATAAAACGATTACCAGAAACAAGCCTAGTACGACTACGACTACGAGTACGACAGAAGCGCCTTCGACCACCTCGAAGGTTGGGAAAAATGAGCCTGAGATTACCAATATTGAGGACGAAGAGGATCCTAGGGTTATCAAAGAGCTAATAATGCTGATCAAGAAAGCAGGTGGTATAGAGCAACTAGAAAAGCAGCTGTTACTTCAAGACAAGAATGCTGACAACAGTGCGAATTCTGGCAGCGTAAACGCTACTCCTGCTACGATAAGTCGCACTTTGTACGAACGTGTACTGAATCGACAAGCTGGTAAAGTTACAAATAGGCAACGCACTTCTACGAATACAAATTACGCGAATGGGCCAGGAAGTGCGCAATTCGAGGGACTGGATGAGGTTCCGGAAGTAAAGAGTTTGAGGCGCTCGCAAAAACCGCAATACGTGACCATCGAGAGACCAAA GCCGTCTACGAAGGAACCGCCGATCGAAGACGAGCAactcgacgaagaagaagatcTCGATGAAGATAACACGGATGTAGCTTCATCCGAGGAACAGACTATTAGCAATCCTTTCTTAGCTAGCTCGACGCAGAGAGCGACGCCTAATTATATCAACATCAGACGCGCTCGACCTTCCACCTCAAG ATACGAGAACGACGTTGAGGAGAAAAATAAGAACACGGAAGAAGAGGCACCTATTCCCACCCGACGCCGGCGTCCCAGCGTGTTTCCCAA AAATACCGAGACGAGTTCTTCTGAAAATACCAGAGATCAGGAATCTCGTTCATCCGCAAACGAAGAAAGTCCACAGACAACTAAATCCAG aTATGTTAGCGTTCAAAGATTCAGAAGCACGACTTCACATCCTACGGAGGTTGTTACGCAAGTGGCATCCACTAGCCAAGAACCAATTACGGAATCGATCTCGAGCGAAGCGACCGAAATCGATCAAAAGGTGGATACCACCACCGCGACGAGTCCAGTGATCAACATTTTACCTTTGATTGGCCTATCTTCGACACCGAACGATATCCTTGTCGACTCGGAAACGGAAAAGCCGATTCCGACAACGACTCCAGAGGCTAGCTCGACTACCACCGAATCTGTGAAACTCGTCGAGGATTCGGCTACGGAAATCCTCCTAACTACGGCACCAGCGAACTTATCTACGTTGTCGGTTCCAAATACAAGGATCAACACCGCATCGGTATCTCAGCCAAGGCCTTTTAGCTTTAACCGAAGAAATAGACCTACGACCGAGCCTACCACCACTCCGTTGTCACCGTCCAACGATCAGACGAGGTCCAAG GTGAATTCCTCGAAGAGTACGGTAACATCTCGTACACCAGGAAATTTGCCATCAACCAGGTTGAGGAAACCCACTACATTCAATTTGGCGACATTGCAAAGCAAAACTTCCAACACATTCGCGAATCATCGAAAAACTCATTCAAACGACGGAAAGTCTCAAACTCTTGCTAACGAAAAACTCG ATGCCGTGGATGAAAGAACAGAAACAGCGAAATCTGAAAAAGATATCGATCAAAGTAGTAGAGCACAAGAATTCGCGGTGACTTTGGCAGATCCACCGTCTCCACAAACATCAGCTACGG GTCGACCACCGTTAAGGAACGGTCTGAGGCGCAAAATAAGCACTACGGTTGCACCTAGAACGGACGCGACAACAAGCAGAGCTACCCTCAGATTCACCCCGAGTCTCAGAGATCGACAAAAGTCAAAGACGAAGGATAAAACTCTACAAAATGTAACGACAAGACCTAGGCGACCGCCTGTTATCGACTACGATTATTACGAGGACGAGGAGGAATCGGTGGTTGGAAAATCTACTTTCAACGGAAAACTCTTCCTCACCAGCAAAGGAACCTTCCGATGTCTGGATCAAGGCAATTTTCCACATCCCGACTCTTGCAAAAAATTTATTACTTGCGCCAGAATGGTGAACGGTCAGGTAATCGGAGCTGAGTACACTTGTCCCGATAAACTATCCTTTGATCCGGTCGGTGGTATTTGCAATTGGTCAGCCGGACTTGGCTGCAAAGAATAA